In Prochlorococcus marinus XMU1406, the genomic stretch ATTTTAAATTACCACCATTATTGATAAATAGATGAGTATGATCTTTCGGGAGTAAATTGTCTAGAGCTCCAACTTTTTTCATTAATTTGAAAAGATTTGCATAATTATAAAAAAATACATGTAAACCCATTTCTATGTGGTTGCCATCCTTATCTTCCCAACTTCCAACTTTACCTCCCCAAAATGACCTGCTCTCATAAATTTCTACTTCGTGGCCTTCATCAACTAAATTTACTGCTGCTGTAAGACCAGCTAATCCAGAACCAACTATTGCAATTTTCACTTTTTCTTAAAATTATAACAAATCAAGTTTGGATAATGTTTGTTCTATGCATACTATCGATTAAGTTTTTATATTATAAATAGGAGAAATACTTTGTTTATGGAAAATGTAGAAGTTAAACAGGAAATTAAAAATTCTGATGATGGCAAAGGTATCTTAATTACGAATGATGCTATAGAACAAATTTCAAATTTATTGAAGGGCCAAAGTGATAAAAAAGCACTAAGGGTAGGAGTAAGATCAGGCGGTTGTAGTGGGATGAGTTATACGATGGATTTTATAGGAACCAATGAAATAAATCCCGATGATAAAGTTTATGATTATTCATTAAAAGCTGATCAAAGCTTTCAAGTAGTTTGTGACCCTAAAAGTCTTTTATATATTTATGGAATGCAATTAGATTTTAGTAAGGAATTAATTGGAGGTGGCTTTAATTTTGTAAATCCCAATGCTTCTCAAACTTGCGGTTGTGGAAGTTCCTTTGCAGTTTAAAAAAAATGAATAACGAAATAAATCTTATCGAAGAGAATTTTAATGCAGCTCTATCAAGATATAAAGCAGGTCAAGATTTAATTCCAATCGTTCAAGATTTTCAAAAAATTATACAGCAAATCCCAAATCATTTTGCTGCCTGGACTTGTTTATCATGGCTCCAATTACTTTTGAAAAATAATGAAGAAGCTTTGTCAGCTGCCAGACAAGCTGTTCGATTAAATCAGCAAGATCCACAAGCAAGAATGAATTTGTCTTTAGCTCTTTTGGCTACCAATAATAAAGGTGTTAGGGATCATATTGAGTTAATAAAAAAAATGTCTATAATGATGCCTGATGTGAAAAGTGAGTTGAAAGAATCTGTTGAAGACGGATTCAGTAGATATCCAGATTGGCCTGAATTAACAAAAGTAAAAAAATGGTTGGAATTTTAAATTGTTTAAAATTCTAATATTAAGTAATGGACATGGAGAAGATCTATCTGGCAGTCTAATAGCTAAGCAATTAGTAAAAAGTGGTTATTCTGTTCATGCTTTGCCAATTGTTGGTATAGGAAACCATTACGAAAAAGAAAAAATTAAGATTATCGGTAAAACTAAAGAATTTTGTACTGGAGGAATTGGCTATAATTCTTTTAAGGGAAGACTCACTGAGATATTAGGAGGAGAAATATTTTATCTTCTAAGAAGATTATATTTAACTTTTAAAATAAGAAAAAAATATGATTATTTTTTTGTAGTAGGAGATATTGTGCCAGTTTTTTTTGCATGGTTTTGTAAGAAAGATTTTTTTACATATCTAGTTGCTTATTCCAGTCATTATGAAGGAAAGTTAAAATTACCATGGCCTTCTAAATTTTTTTTGCTTTCGCAAAAAGCAAAAAAAATATATACGAGAGATTCCCTTACAGCTAATGATTTAACTTTGCAACTAAAAAAGAAAGTGTCTTTTTTAGGCAACCCATTTATGGATAAGTTTTTTCCTAGAAACAAAGAATTAAAGAAATCTGAATTTAGTATTGGATTATTTCCAGGAAGTCGATTCCCTGAGACTATAGATAATTTTGTTTTGATTTTAGAGGTCTTAGAGGTATTGTCAGATTTAAAATATTTTCAAAAAATTAAGTTTAATTTTGCAATAGTTAATGCTTTATCTTCATTAAAAATAAAGGAGATATTTCAAAAAAGAGGATGGTTAAAACTAGAACACATAAAAGATAATAATCTCTTGAAATTCCAATATAAATTTTTAGAAGTGAATATATATTGGAATAATTTTGAAAAAATATTATTGAAAAGTAGTTTCTGTATCAGTATGGCAGGAACAGCTGCAGAGCAAGCGATTGGATTAGGAAAACCGGTTATTCAGATTGAAGGTAAAGGTCCACAATTTACAAAAACTTTCGCAGAAGCGCAGAGACGTTTGCTTGGAAAATATATTTTTTGTGCCAGTAATTATAAAGATAAGAATGATCAAATCAATCAGACAATAGAATTGATCATAAAAATAATATATCTTATACAGCTAAATAAGAAGTTTATGATCTCATGTAATGAAAATGCCAAAAAAAGACTGGGTGAAAACAAAGCTTGTCTTAGAATGGTTGATGATATGAATATTGTTATAAAAAATGACTAAGGAGGATAATCAAAATAAGTTAAAACAAATTATTGATAATTTGTTATTAATAAATTTATTTACAGTCATTTTTTTTGCAATATTTTTTATTTTTGCAATCATCATGCAATTAAATGGCATATTTATTTTTATTAATTTCATTCAGATAGTTTGGAATCCTCTAGTAGTTCCATTGATAACAATTCTTATTATTGGTGCCTTAGTAAACGGTATTAATTCTTGGTGGAGGCATAAATTGCTTTCTCAAGAAGAGGATATTTAAAATTATAATTTTTGAGTTTACTGCTAATTACTTTTTGTCCTTCTAATACAACTTTTGCGCCATCTCCTAACAATATTTTTAAAACCGCTCCAGGCACTGGAAGTAAATTAGGTCTATTCAGACATTTGCCTAAAGTTTGAGAAAAGTCTCTCATTAATACTGGATTTGGTGCAACAGCATTAAATACTCCAGAATACTTTTTATCAACTAATGCTTGAATAATTAATGCACATAAATCAGATCTATGAATCCAACTCATCCATTGCTTACCATCTCCAATTGGTCCACCTAATCCAACTTTAAATATAGGAAGCATTTTTCCTAATGCTCCTCCATCTGCCTCTAGAACAATTCCAATTCTTAAAATAACTAACCTTGAGAAAAATGGTTTTTCAGCAGCGACCGCTTCCCATTTTTTGCAAAGATTAGCTAAAAAGTCTTTTCCTCCAATACTATTTTCAGTGAATTCACCAGACAAACTTGTACCGTAATAACCTATTGCTGATCCATTAATAATGACTTTTGGGTTTATTTTTAAATTTTTAAGGGTCTTCATCATAAATTTCGTGGTGTTAATACGACTAT encodes the following:
- a CDS encoding HesB/IscA family protein; the protein is MENVEVKQEIKNSDDGKGILITNDAIEQISNLLKGQSDKKALRVGVRSGGCSGMSYTMDFIGTNEINPDDKVYDYSLKADQSFQVVCDPKSLLYIYGMQLDFSKELIGGGFNFVNPNASQTCGCGSSFAV
- a CDS encoding tetratricopeptide repeat protein, with translation MNNEINLIEENFNAALSRYKAGQDLIPIVQDFQKIIQQIPNHFAAWTCLSWLQLLLKNNEEALSAARQAVRLNQQDPQARMNLSLALLATNNKGVRDHIELIKKMSIMMPDVKSELKESVEDGFSRYPDWPELTKVKKWLEF
- a CDS encoding lipid-A-disaccharide synthase-related protein — encoded protein: MFKILILSNGHGEDLSGSLIAKQLVKSGYSVHALPIVGIGNHYEKEKIKIIGKTKEFCTGGIGYNSFKGRLTEILGGEIFYLLRRLYLTFKIRKKYDYFFVVGDIVPVFFAWFCKKDFFTYLVAYSSHYEGKLKLPWPSKFFLLSQKAKKIYTRDSLTANDLTLQLKKKVSFLGNPFMDKFFPRNKELKKSEFSIGLFPGSRFPETIDNFVLILEVLEVLSDLKYFQKIKFNFAIVNALSSLKIKEIFQKRGWLKLEHIKDNNLLKFQYKFLEVNIYWNNFEKILLKSSFCISMAGTAAEQAIGLGKPVIQIEGKGPQFTKTFAEAQRRLLGKYIFCASNYKDKNDQINQTIELIIKIIYLIQLNKKFMISCNENAKKRLGENKACLRMVDDMNIVIKND
- a CDS encoding TIGR01777 family oxidoreductase, coding for MRLLLLGCTGFVGKELVPTLLNENHEIYIISRKPISKLKVDLDFNKFKFFQIDLSKEKNWNNENLLNILTETDGIINLMGEPIAEKKWTSEQKQEIENSRINTTKFMMKTLKNLKINPKVIINGSAIGYYGTSLSGEFTENSIGGKDFLANLCKKWEAVAAEKPFFSRLVILRIGIVLEADGGALGKMLPIFKVGLGGPIGDGKQWMSWIHRSDLCALIIQALVDKKYSGVFNAVAPNPVLMRDFSQTLGKCLNRPNLLPVPGAVLKILLGDGAKVVLEGQKVISSKLKNYNFKYPLLEKAIYASTKN